One region of Sphingomonas abietis genomic DNA includes:
- a CDS encoding acyl-CoA dehydrogenase family protein: protein MESPISANGAVNEEEQMILDTVEKFLEADVKPHVAHLEHDDIYPQEIVDKMKELGFFGLMISPEYGGFGISTLTYARIIEKISAVWMSVGGIINSHMIMAMTVQRCGTPEQKAHYLPKFATGELRGGIGLTEPDAGTDLQAIRTTAKREGDEYVVNGTKMWITNSGSGNTILLLVKTDPTAEPRHKGMSLLIAEKGPGFVVSKKLEKLGYKGIDSCALAFEDYRVPVDRLVGGVEGIGLKQVLGGLELGRINVAARGLGIAQAALNESVAYAQTRKTFGKPICEHQAIQLKLGEMATRVAAARLLTESAAMAYDRGERCDMEAGMAKYYATEAGLENATEAMRIFGGYGYSKEYPIERLYRDAPLLTIGEGTNELQRIIIAKQIIARNPA, encoded by the coding sequence ATGGAAAGCCCGATCAGCGCCAATGGTGCGGTCAACGAAGAGGAACAGATGATCCTCGACACCGTCGAGAAGTTCCTCGAAGCCGACGTCAAGCCGCACGTCGCGCATCTCGAACATGACGATATCTATCCGCAGGAGATCGTCGACAAGATGAAGGAGCTCGGCTTCTTCGGCCTGATGATTTCGCCCGAATATGGCGGCTTCGGCATCTCGACGCTGACCTATGCGCGGATCATCGAGAAGATCTCGGCGGTGTGGATGTCGGTCGGCGGCATCATCAACAGCCACATGATCATGGCGATGACGGTGCAGCGCTGCGGCACGCCCGAGCAGAAGGCGCATTACCTCCCCAAATTCGCCACCGGCGAGCTGCGCGGCGGCATCGGCCTGACCGAACCCGACGCAGGCACCGACCTGCAAGCGATCCGCACCACCGCGAAGCGCGAGGGCGACGAGTATGTCGTCAACGGCACCAAGATGTGGATCACCAATTCGGGCAGCGGCAACACCATCCTGCTGCTGGTCAAGACCGACCCCACCGCCGAGCCGCGCCACAAGGGCATGAGCCTGCTGATCGCCGAGAAGGGCCCGGGCTTCGTCGTCTCGAAGAAGCTCGAAAAGCTCGGCTACAAGGGCATCGACAGCTGCGCGCTGGCGTTCGAGGATTATCGCGTGCCGGTCGACCGGCTGGTCGGTGGCGTCGAGGGGATCGGCCTCAAGCAGGTGCTCGGCGGGCTCGAGCTTGGCCGCATCAATGTTGCGGCGCGCGGCCTCGGCATCGCGCAGGCGGCGCTCAACGAGTCGGTCGCTTACGCCCAGACCCGCAAGACGTTCGGCAAGCCGATCTGCGAGCATCAGGCGATCCAGCTCAAATTGGGCGAGATGGCGACGCGCGTCGCCGCCGCGCGGCTGCTCACCGAGAGCGCGGCGATGGCCTATGACCGCGGCGAGCGCTGCGACATGGAAGCCGGCATGGCGAAATATTACGCCACCGAGGCCGGGCTCGAAAACGCCACCGAGGCGATGCGCATCTTCGGCGGCTACGGCTATTCGAAGGAATATCCGATCGAGCGGCTCTACCGCGACGCGCCGCTGCTGACGATCGGCGAGGGCACCAACGAGCTCCAGCGCATCATCATCGCCAAGCAGATCATCGCGAGGAATCCGGCGTGA
- a CDS encoding DEAD/DEAH box helicase produces the protein MTNTTFANLSLAPFLLQALSEEGYVSPTPIQAQSIPMLLEGRDMLGMAQTGTGKTAAFALPLLHRLAADPRPAPKGGARVLVLAPTRELVSQIAAGFESFGRHLKPSVTTIFGGVSQFHQVNALKEGVDIIVAAPGRLLDLIEQGLCDLSALEALVLDEADQMLDMGFAKPIERIVATLPADRHTLLFSATMPKSITALADSLLRDPAKVEIAPPSTTVDRIDQSVMFLNAANKKAALLELLRTPDMGQAVVFTLQKNIANEVCAFISEAGITAEALHGNKSQGQRERALDAFRAGDVQVLVATDIAARGIDVDTVTHVFNHDLPSLPEAYVHRIGRTGRAGRSGYAVTLCDAEQRAWLHDVERTIGRTLTVQHDHPWHCEVARHSTQRAPVLGGGPAKQIKPQKVRERRVWTEEEKLAARMAASAA, from the coding sequence ATGACGAACACGACTTTCGCCAATCTTTCTCTGGCGCCGTTTTTGCTGCAGGCGCTCAGCGAAGAGGGCTATGTCAGCCCGACGCCGATCCAGGCCCAGTCGATCCCGATGCTGCTCGAGGGGCGCGACATGCTGGGCATGGCGCAGACCGGCACCGGCAAGACCGCGGCCTTCGCGCTGCCGCTGCTGCATCGCCTTGCTGCCGATCCCCGCCCCGCCCCCAAGGGCGGCGCCCGCGTGCTGGTCCTTGCCCCGACCCGCGAGCTGGTCTCCCAGATCGCCGCCGGCTTCGAGAGCTTCGGCCGCCATCTCAAGCCCAGCGTGACCACGATCTTCGGCGGCGTCAGCCAGTTCCACCAGGTCAATGCGCTCAAGGAGGGCGTGGACATCATCGTGGCGGCGCCGGGGCGCCTGCTCGACCTGATCGAGCAGGGTCTGTGCGACCTGTCCGCGCTCGAGGCGCTGGTGCTGGACGAGGCCGACCAGATGCTCGACATGGGCTTCGCCAAGCCGATCGAGCGCATCGTCGCGACGCTGCCTGCGGATCGCCACACCCTGCTGTTCTCGGCGACCATGCCGAAGTCGATCACCGCGCTCGCCGACAGCCTGCTGCGCGATCCCGCCAAGGTCGAGATCGCCCCGCCGTCGACCACGGTCGATCGCATCGACCAGTCGGTGATGTTCCTCAATGCGGCGAACAAGAAGGCGGCGCTGCTCGAACTGCTGCGGACGCCGGACATGGGCCAGGCGGTCGTCTTCACCCTGCAGAAGAACATCGCCAACGAGGTCTGCGCCTTCATCAGCGAGGCCGGGATCACCGCCGAGGCGCTGCACGGCAACAAGTCGCAGGGCCAGCGCGAGCGCGCGCTCGACGCCTTCCGCGCGGGTGACGTGCAGGTTCTGGTGGCAACCGACATCGCCGCGCGCGGCATCGACGTCGACACCGTCACCCATGTCTTCAATCACGACCTGCCGAGCCTGCCGGAGGCCTATGTCCACCGGATCGGCCGCACCGGGCGCGCCGGGCGCAGCGGCTATGCCGTGACCCTGTGCGATGCCGAACAGCGCGCCTGGCTGCATGATGTGGAACGGACCATCGGCCGGACGCTGACGGTCCAGCACGATCATCCCTGGCATTGCGAGGTGGCGCGGCACTCCACCCAACGCGCGCCGGTGCTGGGGGGCGGCCCGGCGAAGCAGATCAAACCGCAGAAAGTGCGGGAGCGCAGGGTCTGGACCGAGGAAGAGAAGCTCGCCGCGCGGATGGCGGCAAGCGCCGCCTGA
- a CDS encoding MaoC family dehydratase encodes MTQSAIKVGENRYRASYGRYLEEFHVGDIYEHRPGRTITDADNIQFSLMTMNAHPMHCDAHFAAQSEFGRLLVNSGLTLAIVLGMTVNDVSGKSPANLGWTGIKLTHPVFAGDTLYAESEVLNLRDSASRPTQGIVTTRTRAFNQHGKQIMEFTRNSLVYKRGHAPGDVPPTGDAKTV; translated from the coding sequence GTGACCCAATCCGCCATCAAGGTCGGCGAGAACCGCTATCGCGCCAGTTACGGCCGCTATCTCGAAGAATTCCACGTCGGCGACATCTACGAGCATCGCCCGGGCCGGACGATCACGGATGCGGACAATATCCAGTTCTCGCTGATGACGATGAACGCGCACCCGATGCACTGCGACGCGCATTTCGCCGCGCAGAGCGAGTTCGGCCGGCTGCTCGTCAACAGCGGCCTCACGCTGGCGATCGTGCTGGGCATGACGGTGAACGACGTCAGCGGCAAGTCGCCTGCCAATCTCGGCTGGACCGGCATCAAGCTGACCCATCCGGTGTTCGCCGGCGACACGCTCTATGCCGAATCCGAGGTGCTGAACCTGCGCGACTCCGCATCGCGGCCGACGCAGGGCATCGTCACCACCCGCACCCGTGCCTTCAACCAGCATGGCAAGCAGATCATGGAGTTCACCCGCAACTCGCTGGTCTACAAGCGTGGCCATGCGCCGGGTGACGTGCCCCCGACGGGCGACGCCAAGACCGTGTGA
- a CDS encoding RNA polymerase sigma factor gives MNNVQIPMSRAISPSLTDQPEAAPARSRAVARTGRAPLPSETALPRFTHLLHPAYRPPAECRGRRIEMAAPPLAETFMTARPALLRYLRARGAGEAAQDLVQELWLKLGSVSLSQADDPLAYLYRMAHNLMLDRRRSDVRRSHREANFQQDIGPIDDTPDAEHVLIARERLRHVDRALATLGARSEQIFRRYRLDGVSQRDIAQDLGISLSAVEKHLQKAYRAVANAQAAYGRSDSTLYTDPEPDDDVR, from the coding sequence GTGAACAACGTCCAGATACCGATGTCCCGCGCCATCTCCCCTTCCCTGACCGATCAGCCTGAGGCCGCGCCCGCGCGATCGCGCGCCGTGGCGAGAACAGGGCGAGCGCCATTGCCGTCGGAGACGGCGCTTCCCCGCTTTACCCACCTGCTTCATCCTGCTTATCGTCCGCCCGCCGAGTGCCGAGGACGGAGAATAGAAATGGCGGCTCCGCCGCTCGCCGAAACATTCATGACCGCCCGTCCGGCCCTGCTTCGTTATCTTCGAGCGCGCGGCGCAGGCGAAGCCGCGCAAGACCTCGTGCAGGAATTGTGGCTGAAACTCGGCTCCGTCTCGCTGTCCCAGGCGGACGATCCGCTCGCCTATCTGTATCGCATGGCCCATAATCTGATGCTGGACCGGCGGCGGAGCGACGTCCGGCGGAGTCATCGCGAGGCCAATTTTCAACAGGATATCGGCCCGATCGACGACACTCCGGATGCCGAGCATGTGCTGATCGCGCGCGAACGGTTGCGCCACGTCGATCGGGCGCTCGCGACGCTCGGCGCGCGATCCGAGCAGATTTTTCGTCGTTACCGGCTGGATGGCGTGAGCCAGCGCGACATCGCCCAGGATCTCGGCATCTCGCTGAGCGCCGTCGAAAAGCATCTGCAAAAGGCTTACCGTGCCGTAGCGAACGCTCAGGCGGCTTATGGTCGCAGCGACTCCACCCTCTACACCGATCCGGAGCCCGATGATGACGTCCGCTAG
- a CDS encoding GntR family transcriptional regulator, producing the protein MTPPLQQQPRYLQLAQTLIAEIESGRYPVGGLIPTEYELCDQFGASRFTVREAIKRLVQLGMVTRQAGVGTRVIGPRQETGYTQVIEGLSDLHRYTSETRLDILRREVVEVSGDVAEALHARPGEAWLLIEALRRTGTETPLALSSIYIHPAFRGLEFGGADDHTPIYTRIEQQFGEQIVEVRQHLEGMAIDTRSAPLLGVKRGSPALLVTRLYLNRRGEIVEMAINIHPADRYSYSQTFRRDDRGALT; encoded by the coding sequence ATGACGCCGCCGCTCCAGCAGCAACCGAGATATCTCCAGCTTGCCCAGACGCTGATCGCGGAGATCGAATCCGGCCGCTATCCGGTCGGCGGGCTGATCCCGACGGAGTATGAACTGTGCGACCAGTTCGGCGCGAGCCGCTTCACGGTGCGCGAGGCGATCAAGCGGCTGGTCCAGCTCGGCATGGTGACGCGGCAGGCCGGCGTCGGCACCCGCGTCATCGGGCCGCGGCAGGAGACCGGCTACACCCAGGTGATCGAGGGTCTGTCGGATCTTCATCGCTACACGTCGGAGACCCGGCTCGACATCCTCCGGCGCGAGGTGGTGGAGGTGTCGGGCGACGTCGCCGAGGCCCTCCACGCGCGGCCGGGCGAGGCCTGGTTGCTGATCGAGGCGCTGCGGCGGACGGGCACCGAGACGCCGCTCGCACTGTCCAGCATCTACATCCACCCGGCCTTCCGGGGGCTGGAGTTCGGCGGCGCGGACGATCACACCCCGATCTACACCCGCATCGAGCAGCAGTTCGGCGAGCAGATCGTCGAGGTCCGCCAGCATCTCGAAGGCATGGCGATCGACACCCGATCGGCGCCCTTGCTGGGCGTGAAGCGCGGATCGCCCGCCTTGCTCGTCACCCGCCTCTATCTCAACCGCCGGGGCGAGATCGTCGAGATGGCGATCAATATCCACCCGGCCGATCGCTATTCCTATTCGCAGACCTTCCGTCGCGACGATCGCGGCGCGCTCACCTGA
- a CDS encoding HpcH/HpaI aldolase/citrate lyase family protein, which produces MSLPARSILFVPGDRPERFDKAAASGADMVVIDLEDAVLIDRKAAARTLVHEALAALDAPRFVVRVNSVGTDWHGEDVRALAGLPGLAGLMLPKAEAAEDFAAMQGAGVPLHALVETVRGVLGLSALCATERLVRLSFGTVDFQVEAGIDGDGEELDAVRTMMVLHSKAAGLEAPVDGVSVDLSDDEALARDACRSRRFGFGGKLCVHPRQVAVVNAAFAPSRADVEWAERVMVALSGGHGAVAVDGKLIDKPIVDRARLVLAAHESYGIAA; this is translated from the coding sequence ATGTCGCTTCCCGCCCGCTCCATCCTGTTCGTTCCCGGCGACCGGCCCGAGCGCTTCGACAAGGCGGCGGCGAGCGGGGCCGACATGGTGGTGATCGACCTGGAGGATGCGGTGCTGATCGACCGCAAGGCGGCGGCGCGCACGCTCGTCCACGAGGCACTGGCGGCGCTGGATGCGCCGCGCTTCGTGGTGCGGGTCAACAGCGTGGGCACCGACTGGCATGGCGAGGATGTCCGCGCGCTGGCGGGGCTGCCGGGACTGGCCGGGCTGATGCTGCCCAAGGCCGAGGCGGCCGAGGATTTCGCAGCGATGCAGGGGGCGGGCGTGCCGCTGCACGCGCTGGTCGAGACGGTGCGTGGCGTGCTCGGCCTGTCGGCGCTCTGCGCGACCGAGCGGCTGGTGCGGCTGTCCTTCGGCACGGTCGATTTTCAGGTCGAGGCCGGGATCGACGGCGATGGCGAGGAGCTGGATGCGGTGCGCACGATGATGGTGCTGCACTCGAAGGCGGCCGGGCTGGAGGCGCCGGTCGATGGCGTCTCGGTCGATCTCTCCGATGACGAAGCACTCGCCCGCGATGCGTGCCGTTCGCGGCGCTTCGGCTTCGGCGGCAAGCTGTGCGTGCATCCGCGGCAGGTGGCGGTGGTCAACGCGGCGTTCGCGCCGAGCCGCGCCGATGTCGAATGGGCGGAGCGGGTGATGGTTGCGCTGTCCGGCGGACATGGCGCGGTGGCGGTCGACGGCAAGCTGATCGACAAGCCGATCGTTGACCGTGCCCGCCTCGTACTGGCGGCCCACGAAAGCTACGGCATCGCGGCTTAG
- a CDS encoding MmgE/PrpD family protein, with the protein MISRNYAAFACGLTLDAVPDTIRSRACHLMLDAIGTGLAALGETWGERAFAAAQELGQGRAATLGHGRALGPREAALVNGVLMHGLDYDDTHSRGVIHATVTSLPAALAAADHKAASGADMLTAYIAAMEISTRVGSVAAGGFHRHGFHPTGLVGAFGATVGAGLLLGLDETQLVMAQGIVLSMAAGSLEFLEDGAWTKRIHPGWAASSAFTAATLAKHGFVGPRAAYEGRFGLYALYLRDAAPALLAEATRGLGEVWEIAEVSVKPLPACHMTHAAGDAAAAICAEHGLSGDQIAKVTVLVPEGVVPIVCEPSAPKKAPATAYDAQFSIPYVVATGLLKGRFTLDELDGAALADAQVLALAQKVDYAIDPATDYPTHFTGEVIVETIDGRHIARREAINRGAPDRPITNDEIRAKFDDNAARHLPRAQADAIADAVLTIADRPAADLADLLAAVVPAPILEGVPA; encoded by the coding sequence ATGATTTCTCGCAACTATGCCGCGTTCGCGTGCGGCCTGACGCTCGATGCGGTGCCCGATACGATCCGCTCCCGCGCCTGCCACCTGATGCTCGATGCGATCGGCACCGGCCTCGCCGCGCTCGGCGAGACCTGGGGCGAGCGCGCCTTCGCTGCCGCGCAGGAGCTGGGGCAGGGGCGGGCCGCCACGCTCGGCCACGGCCGGGCGCTCGGCCCGCGCGAGGCGGCGCTGGTCAATGGCGTGCTGATGCACGGCCTCGATTATGACGACACCCATTCGCGCGGCGTGATCCATGCGACCGTCACCAGCCTGCCGGCGGCACTGGCCGCTGCCGATCACAAGGCGGCGAGCGGCGCCGACATGCTGACCGCCTATATCGCCGCGATGGAAATCTCGACGCGGGTGGGGAGCGTCGCCGCCGGTGGCTTCCACCGTCACGGCTTCCACCCGACCGGCCTGGTCGGCGCGTTCGGCGCGACGGTGGGGGCGGGGCTGCTGCTCGGCCTCGACGAGACGCAGCTGGTGATGGCGCAGGGCATCGTCCTGTCGATGGCGGCCGGCAGCCTGGAATTTCTGGAGGACGGCGCCTGGACCAAGCGCATCCATCCCGGCTGGGCGGCGAGTTCTGCCTTCACGGCGGCGACGCTGGCCAAGCACGGCTTCGTCGGCCCGCGTGCCGCTTATGAGGGGCGCTTCGGCCTCTACGCGCTCTATCTGCGCGACGCCGCGCCCGCCCTGCTGGCGGAGGCGACCCGAGGATTGGGTGAGGTCTGGGAGATTGCCGAGGTCTCGGTGAAGCCGCTGCCGGCCTGCCACATGACCCATGCTGCGGGCGATGCCGCGGCCGCGATCTGCGCCGAACATGGCCTGTCGGGCGATCAGATCGCCAAAGTGACGGTGCTGGTGCCGGAGGGCGTGGTGCCGATCGTCTGCGAGCCCTCGGCGCCCAAGAAGGCGCCGGCGACCGCCTATGACGCGCAGTTCTCGATCCCCTATGTGGTCGCCACCGGGCTGCTGAAAGGGCGCTTCACGCTCGACGAGCTGGATGGGGCGGCGCTGGCCGACGCGCAGGTGCTCGCGCTCGCCCAGAAGGTCGATTACGCGATCGATCCGGCCACCGACTATCCCACGCACTTCACCGGCGAGGTGATCGTCGAGACGATCGACGGCCGCCATATCGCCAGACGCGAGGCGATCAACCGCGGCGCGCCGGATCGGCCGATCACCAATGACGAGATCCGCGCCAAGTTCGATGACAATGCCGCACGCCACCTGCCCCGCGCGCAGGCCGATGCGATCGCCGACGCCGTGCTGACCATCGCCGATCGGCCGGCCGCCGATCTTGCGGACCTGCTCGCCGCCGTTGTGCCGGCCCCCATTCTGGAAGGAGTTCCCGCGTGA
- a CDS encoding carbohydrate porin, whose product MLALSCVAAPAVAQSQRDQSASEAPAAVQPTPSPVLPVQSANATPGPYQTYDALAMRGWERPLPKSGDTLLGDKLGVRDALADAGIGFIGFASNAIQYNFLQNDGGYKGRQLYNAQKLTRNVSNAAIFATYDLGRIGITNGQFIFSALYTSNSFNRVDGPNATRIGRLAYYQSLFNKKVEFKIGYFDNGFEFLGTQTGGSLAGGTLGPQASVPNEVGLSYSGFSTPTANIRINFKNHVYTKLGIQRSLPPGGATPEVAANSSGLRFHIPGTGLLTIGEVGWDQPAKPGTLATWVRAGGIYNSTNFNRFQGGQSKDNWATYIAVDHQLFQIDDSKANRGLYVGGTVNYAPPQQNFISQYYEGRIYGVGLVKSRPFDLASIVANANIYSKQGLVARTAAGQGNFKQTYSVIASYAYRLTPGLYFQPGIGAVVHPIYSPRFDTAVNGYLTLTFFI is encoded by the coding sequence ATGCTTGCCCTGTCATGCGTGGCGGCGCCGGCCGTCGCCCAATCCCAGCGCGACCAGTCGGCCAGCGAGGCACCCGCCGCGGTGCAGCCGACCCCGTCGCCGGTGCTGCCGGTCCAGTCGGCCAATGCCACGCCCGGCCCCTATCAGACCTATGATGCGCTCGCGATGCGCGGGTGGGAGCGGCCGCTGCCCAAATCCGGCGACACGCTGCTCGGCGACAAGCTGGGCGTTCGCGATGCGCTGGCGGATGCCGGGATCGGCTTCATCGGTTTTGCCAGCAACGCGATCCAGTATAATTTCCTGCAAAATGATGGCGGCTATAAGGGCAGGCAGCTCTACAACGCCCAGAAATTGACCCGCAACGTCAGCAATGCGGCGATCTTCGCGACCTATGATCTCGGCCGGATCGGCATCACCAACGGCCAGTTCATCTTCTCGGCGCTCTATACGTCGAACAGCTTCAACCGCGTCGACGGGCCGAACGCCACCCGCATCGGGCGGCTGGCCTATTACCAGTCGCTGTTCAACAAGAAGGTCGAGTTCAAGATCGGCTATTTCGACAATGGCTTCGAATTTCTCGGCACCCAGACCGGCGGCAGCCTGGCCGGCGGCACCCTGGGGCCGCAGGCGAGCGTGCCCAACGAGGTCGGCCTGTCCTATTCCGGCTTCTCGACGCCGACCGCCAATATCCGGATCAACTTCAAGAATCATGTCTATACCAAGCTCGGCATCCAGCGCAGCCTGCCGCCGGGCGGCGCCACGCCGGAAGTGGCGGCCAATTCGTCCGGCCTGCGCTTCCACATACCGGGCACCGGCCTGCTGACGATCGGCGAGGTGGGCTGGGATCAGCCGGCCAAGCCGGGCACGCTGGCCACCTGGGTGCGCGCTGGCGGCATCTACAACAGCACCAATTTCAATCGCTTCCAAGGTGGGCAGAGCAAGGATAACTGGGCGACCTACATTGCGGTCGATCACCAGCTGTTCCAGATCGACGACAGCAAGGCCAATCGCGGCCTCTATGTCGGCGGCACCGTCAACTACGCGCCGCCGCAGCAGAATTTCATTTCGCAATATTATGAAGGCCGCATCTACGGCGTCGGCCTGGTGAAGAGCCGGCCCTTCGATCTCGCCTCGATCGTCGCCAACGCCAATATCTACAGCAAGCAAGGGCTCGTCGCGCGCACCGCCGCCGGGCAGGGCAACTTCAAGCAGACCTATTCGGTGATTGCCAGCTATGCCTATCGCCTGACTCCCGGCCTCTATTTCCAGCCCGGCATCGGCGCGGTGGTGCATCCCATCTACAGCCCGCGCTTCGACACCGCGGTGAACGGCTATCTGACCCTGACCTTCTTCATCTGA
- a CDS encoding MFS transporter encodes MASVTPIPSGARSGAPPGVNAGPRLDRLPIARFHWRILGLISAGAFLDAFDVYLAGGVIAALKAAHFATLAQCATFLSATFLGMLIGAAIAGYLGDRLGRRYSYQFNLALFGFASVAAVFAPSMPFLILCRFVMGVGLGAELVVAAGTLGEFIPPSHRGRWGSIMGTIIGSGLLVATMIGFVVIPNLGWRVMFAIAGAGALLIWVLRKKMPESPRWLESVGRLDEAEALLREIEREVEAEKGPLPAPVDAPMAPLTSAPLSGLFAAGMRGRLIAATLTAVSINVSVYGFVAWLPTFLVSKGQTMVQSLGFTTMMSFGSIVGSLIAVAIADKVSRRTSLIGSGVLILLFGALYPNAEGAVALAVTGFLLVTSIYVLTAIGLFLYVPELFPTAYRLRGTGFAGMCARAASMVTPFLTVALFQRFGLEGVLAMVGVVLAMMMIAILTVRIETRGASLDEIAHNAEALPETVTLGLVGEG; translated from the coding sequence ATGGCCAGTGTCACCCCCATTCCGTCCGGTGCGCGTTCCGGCGCGCCCCCCGGCGTCAACGCCGGACCCCGGCTGGATCGCCTGCCGATCGCCCGCTTCCATTGGCGGATCCTCGGCCTGATCAGCGCCGGCGCGTTTCTGGATGCGTTCGACGTCTATCTGGCCGGCGGCGTGATCGCGGCGCTGAAGGCCGCGCACTTCGCGACTTTGGCGCAATGCGCCACCTTCCTGTCCGCCACCTTCCTCGGGATGCTGATCGGTGCCGCGATCGCGGGCTATCTCGGCGATCGGCTGGGCCGGCGCTATTCCTATCAGTTCAACCTCGCGCTGTTCGGCTTCGCCTCGGTGGCGGCAGTGTTCGCGCCATCCATGCCCTTCCTGATCCTGTGCCGTTTCGTGATGGGCGTCGGTCTCGGTGCCGAACTGGTGGTCGCGGCGGGCACGCTCGGCGAGTTCATCCCGCCCAGTCACCGCGGCCGCTGGGGCTCGATCATGGGCACGATCATCGGCTCCGGCCTGCTGGTGGCGACGATGATCGGCTTCGTGGTGATCCCCAATCTCGGCTGGCGGGTGATGTTCGCGATCGCCGGTGCCGGCGCGCTGCTGATCTGGGTTCTCCGCAAGAAGATGCCGGAATCGCCGCGCTGGCTGGAATCGGTCGGGCGGCTGGACGAGGCGGAGGCGCTGCTGCGCGAGATCGAGCGGGAGGTCGAGGCCGAGAAAGGGCCACTGCCAGCCCCGGTGGACGCGCCGATGGCGCCGCTCACCAGCGCGCCGCTGTCTGGGCTGTTCGCCGCCGGTATGCGCGGGCGCCTGATCGCGGCGACGCTGACCGCGGTCAGCATCAACGTCTCGGTCTATGGCTTCGTCGCTTGGCTGCCGACCTTCCTGGTCAGCAAGGGGCAGACCATGGTGCAGTCGCTGGGCTTCACCACGATGATGTCGTTCGGCAGCATCGTCGGCTCGCTGATCGCGGTCGCCATCGCGGACAAGGTGTCGCGGCGGACCTCGCTGATCGGCAGCGGCGTGCTGATCCTGTTGTTCGGCGCGCTCTACCCCAATGCGGAGGGCGCGGTGGCGCTGGCCGTGACCGGCTTCCTGCTCGTCACCAGCATCTATGTGCTGACCGCGATCGGGCTGTTCCTCTACGTGCCGGAGCTGTTCCCGACCGCCTATCGCCTGCGCGGCACCGGCTTCGCCGGCATGTGCGCCCGTGCCGCCTCGATGGTGACGCCGTTCCTGACGGTCGCGCTGTTCCAGCGCTTCGGGCTGGAGGGCGTGCTGGCGATGGTCGGCGTGGTGCTGGCGATGATGATGATCGCGATCCTCACGGTGCGGATCGAGACACGCGGCGCCTCGCTCGACGAGATTGCGCACAATGCCGAGGCGCTGCCCGAGACGGTGACGCTCGGCCTGGTGGGAGAGGGATGA
- a CDS encoding CaiB/BaiF CoA transferase family protein — translation MNALTPDIAAAPVPAAGQAAIQPLAGLRIVAVEQYGAGPFGTQQLADLGAEVIKIENHKDGGDVGRHVGPHFFGPEDSHFYEAFNRNKKSLGLDLKSEEGRGILEKLVASADVVFNNLRGDLPAKLGLDYATLGAVNPRIVCAHLSAYGRTGSRANWPGYDYLMQAEAGYLSLTGEPDSPPSRFGLSIIDFMTGTTAAMAILAGVVAARAQGVGRDYDVSLFDVALSNLNYVAEWYLNSGVTIGRTPRSGHPSLTPSQLYTTADGWIFIMCNKEKFWQVMAPLIGKPEWASDPRYATFQARFANRGAFNADLDAVLAKRTTAEWMALFAGKVPAAPVLDVGEALDNPFVREQGRIIDFAHPEHGALPGVASAVRAGGAAHPAKAAPTLGQDTTDILTSLGFGAHEIAALREQAIVR, via the coding sequence GTGAACGCACTTACCCCCGACATTGCCGCCGCTCCTGTTCCGGCAGCGGGACAGGCTGCCATCCAGCCGCTCGCCGGGCTGCGGATCGTCGCGGTCGAGCAATATGGCGCTGGCCCGTTCGGCACCCAGCAGCTCGCCGATCTCGGCGCCGAGGTCATCAAGATCGAGAACCACAAGGATGGCGGCGATGTCGGCCGCCATGTCGGCCCGCATTTCTTCGGGCCGGAAGACAGCCACTTCTACGAGGCGTTCAACCGCAACAAGAAGAGCCTCGGCCTCGATCTCAAGAGCGAGGAGGGGCGCGGCATCCTCGAAAAGCTGGTCGCTTCGGCCGACGTGGTGTTCAACAATCTGCGCGGCGATCTGCCGGCCAAGCTCGGTCTCGATTATGCGACGCTCGGTGCGGTCAACCCGCGCATCGTCTGCGCGCATCTCTCGGCCTATGGCCGCACCGGCAGCCGCGCCAACTGGCCGGGCTATGATTATCTGATGCAGGCCGAGGCCGGCTATCTGTCGCTCACCGGCGAGCCGGACTCGCCACCGTCGCGCTTCGGCCTGTCGATCATCGATTTCATGACCGGCACCACCGCCGCGATGGCGATCCTGGCCGGCGTGGTCGCGGCGCGGGCGCAGGGCGTCGGCCGCGATTACGACGTCAGCCTGTTCGACGTCGCATTGTCCAACCTCAACTATGTGGCGGAATGGTATCTCAACAGCGGGGTCACGATCGGCCGCACGCCGCGCTCGGGCCATCCCTCGCTGACCCCCAGCCAGCTCTACACCACCGCTGACGGCTGGATCTTCATCATGTGCAACAAGGAGAAGTTCTGGCAGGTGATGGCGCCGCTGATCGGCAAGCCCGAATGGGCGAGCGATCCGCGCTACGCGACCTTCCAGGCGCGGTTCGCCAATCGCGGCGCCTTCAACGCCGATCTCGATGCCGTGCTCGCGAAGCGCACCACCGCCGAGTGGATGGCGCTGTTCGCGGGCAAGGTGCCGGCAGCACCCGTGCTCGATGTCGGCGAGGCGCTGGACAATCCGTTCGTGCGCGAACAGGGGCGGATCATCGATTTCGCCCATCCCGAGCATGGTGCGTTGCCCGGTGTCGCCTCGGCGGTGCGCGCCGGCGGCGCGGCCCATCCGGCCAAGGCGGCGCCCACGCTGGGGCAGGATACCACCGATATCCTGACCTCGCTCGGCTTCGGCGCGCACGAGATCGCGGCACTGCGCGAACAGGCGATCGTCCGCTGA